The Sulfitobacter donghicola DSW-25 = KCTC 12864 = JCM 14565 genome has a segment encoding these proteins:
- a CDS encoding oligosaccharide flippase family protein, with protein sequence MRQMGGLFQQMRGGRLMARVARSTSWILLGYGGSQGLRLASNLILTRILFPEAFGLMALISLVTVGLMLFSDVGIAPSIAQSKRGDDPDFLNTAWSIQVMRGVILWLIASALALPLAGFYNAPELATYLPIAALTLLITGFNPTRIETAHRHLLMGRLTILDLTSQLIGIVVMVVLAWWLQSVIALVVGGVVGAVAKLALTWAFLPGEANRFRWERAAVHELVKFGKWIFLSTAFWFFASQGDRAVLGKFLSLESLGIYNIAFFLASFAMQLGTAVTGRVMIPVYRDAKHEVAKIAKLRFAISGVTLGLLLLMALVGPWLVGVLYDPRYALGGAIVTLLAVAQIPQVIGMSYDQAALAAGDSQRFFVVSASRAVFQITFLIIGVSQFGIIGAIVGMGLAHLLTHPVMIWLARIHEAWDARHDIICAVGAGSIGAAAIWLHWDAIKALAVLT encoded by the coding sequence ATGAGGCAAATGGGTGGTCTTTTCCAGCAGATGCGGGGTGGTCGCCTTATGGCGCGGGTGGCACGCAGTACATCGTGGATTTTGCTGGGGTATGGCGGCAGTCAGGGGCTGCGCCTTGCTTCGAACCTGATCCTGACGCGCATTCTATTCCCCGAGGCCTTTGGCCTTATGGCGTTGATCAGTTTGGTGACTGTTGGGTTAATGTTGTTTTCGGATGTGGGCATTGCGCCGTCGATTGCACAAAGCAAACGAGGCGATGACCCCGATTTCCTGAACACCGCATGGAGCATTCAGGTCATGCGCGGTGTGATCTTGTGGCTGATCGCAAGTGCCTTGGCGCTGCCTTTGGCCGGATTTTATAACGCGCCTGAACTGGCGACTTATCTGCCAATTGCAGCGCTGACGCTGCTGATAACGGGGTTTAACCCCACGCGCATTGAAACGGCGCATCGGCATTTGCTGATGGGGCGGCTTACGATCCTTGATCTAACATCGCAATTGATCGGTATTGTGGTGATGGTTGTGCTGGCGTGGTGGTTGCAATCCGTCATCGCGCTGGTGGTTGGGGGCGTTGTTGGCGCGGTGGCCAAGCTGGCGCTGACATGGGCGTTCCTGCCGGGGGAGGCGAACAGGTTTCGCTGGGAGCGCGCTGCGGTGCATGAGCTGGTCAAATTCGGCAAGTGGATTTTCCTCAGCACCGCGTTTTGGTTCTTTGCCTCGCAAGGCGACCGCGCGGTTTTGGGGAAATTCCTGAGCCTTGAGAGCCTTGGCATCTATAATATCGCCTTTTTTCTGGCCAGTTTCGCAATGCAACTGGGCACAGCTGTAACAGGGCGCGTGATGATCCCTGTGTACCGTGACGCAAAACACGAGGTCGCCAAGATCGCCAAACTGCGGTTTGCGATCAGCGGCGTGACCTTGGGGCTGTTGCTGCTGATGGCGTTGGTAGGGCCGTGGCTGGTGGGGGTGCTGTATGATCCGCGCTATGCACTGGGCGGGGCGATTGTAACCTTGCTGGCGGTGGCGCAAATCCCGCAGGTGATCGGGATGAGCTATGATCAGGCCGCGCTGGCAGCGGGGGATTCACAACGGTTCTTTGTTGTCTCAGCCAGCCGTGCGGTGTTTCAAATCACCTTTTTGATCATCGGGGTCAGCCAGTTTGGCATCATCGGCGCGATTGTGGGCATGGGGCTGGCGCATCTGCTGACCCATCCCGTCATGATCTGGTTGGCGCGCATCCATGAGGCATGGGATGCCCGCCATGATATCATCTGCGCTGTCGGGGCAGGGAGCATTGGCGCGGCTGCGATATGGCTTCACTGGGATGCGATCAAGGCGCTGGCTGTGCTGACCTGA
- a CDS encoding glycosyltransferase family 2 protein, whose product MSTPSSILIPAHNEVGYIEPCLEALLASDETGAAVEVIVMANGCSDATVQVAQTYQDAFARKGWLLTVLDIPEGGKMGALNAGDAAARYGARIYVDADVVVTPPLIAQLAEVLDTDAPRYAGGDPIVAASGSWFTRVYARFWASLPFCTHGVPGFGVFAVNAPARARWGEFPDIISDDTFVRLNFTPDERFRVPAQYSWPMIEGAAPLVRVRRRQDIGVAEVKELFPQLWQNHDPIPADAPPIWRRALRDPIGFAAFALVAIAVRLPHRKGERWARGR is encoded by the coding sequence ATGAGCACCCCCTCTAGCATCCTGATCCCTGCCCATAACGAGGTGGGCTATATCGAACCCTGCTTGGAAGCGTTGCTGGCAAGTGATGAAACAGGGGCGGCGGTTGAGGTGATCGTCATGGCAAACGGGTGCAGTGATGCAACCGTTCAGGTGGCCCAGACCTACCAAGATGCCTTTGCGCGCAAAGGCTGGCTGCTGACTGTTCTTGATATCCCCGAGGGCGGCAAAATGGGCGCCCTGAATGCGGGCGATGCTGCCGCGCGCTATGGGGCGCGGATCTATGTGGACGCGGATGTGGTTGTGACACCGCCACTGATTGCGCAACTGGCCGAAGTGTTGGACACCGATGCGCCGCGCTATGCAGGAGGTGACCCGATTGTGGCGGCGTCGGGCAGCTGGTTTACGCGGGTTTATGCGCGGTTTTGGGCCAGCCTGCCATTTTGCACCCATGGTGTTCCTGGTTTTGGCGTTTTTGCGGTGAATGCGCCAGCACGTGCGCGGTGGGGCGAATTCCCTGACATCATCTCCGATGATACATTTGTGCGGCTCAACTTTACCCCTGATGAGCGGTTTCGGGTGCCTGCACAGTATTCGTGGCCGATGATCGAAGGGGCTGCCCCGTTGGTGCGGGTGCGCAGACGGCAGGATATCGGTGTGGCCGAGGTAAAAGAGCTGTTTCCGCAGCTTTGGCAGAATCACGACCCGATACCAGCCGATGCGCCACCGATCTGGCGGCGGGCGCTGCGCGATCCGATTGGATTTGCCGCTTTTGCGTTGGTGGCGATTGCCGTGCGCTTGCCCCACCGCAAGGGCGAGCGTTGGGCGCGTGGCCGCTAG
- a CDS encoding MupA/Atu3671 family FMN-dependent luciferase-like monooxygenase → MTAPFNASAFSCVILGDQSLTIACAEMIVAGGHNVVAMVSTDKDVCAWADTNGIKVLAKPADLVSGEVSGFDWMLSIANLRIIPDAALALAGIGAVNFHDGPLPRYAGLNTPAWAIINGETQHGVSWHMIEGGVDEGDLLAQELLDIAPDETAFSLNSKCYAAGMESFGRVLGQLESGALERAPQDLSQRSYFGLNQRPSVMGLIDFSQTSEQISALLRGLDFAGYWNPLGVAKIAAEGVVYSVEAAEASSMAGPEGAVLETGADHIVVGCAGGAVNLKGVKPLGGLFKLPAVGASLLVADAPLAALQDQLLKDEPYWRSKLAAIDVMPIPLAHGAAKGEWKVKTISLDAGKTTEDAVEAVVSAMAFGAGQDAGDIGYAVSGAADPFASSWVPLRSDAAIAKQLARIAQTRGFACDLALRDPAIEVETPKIMIADEPVSGSALTLSITEQTITLQGDAGLLSDGAMDILAARIEGALAGDAGLPSVERDLLLSTWNDTDTDYLAQPIHSGFEAQVEKTPTATALVFEDQTYSYEQLNVAANKLAHRLIAMGVETGTPVGLATSRGPDLLIGALGILKAGGAYVPLDPAYPADRIKHYISDSGAPVIVTQSALAQSLPSGEAKLLVLDTDAELATAAQSNPNAGASPETLAYLIYTSGSTGTPKGVMVRHGNVANFFAGMDQRISYSDGDAWLAVTSLSFDISVLELFWTLSRGFKLVLAGDDSRTELSRGPITVSDQKIDFNLYYWGNDGGVGREKYRLLLEGAKFADANGFNAIWTPERHFHAFGGPYPNPSVTGAAAAAVTKNLDIRAGSCVAPLHHPARIAEEWAVIDNLTNGRVGLAIASGWQPDDFVLRPENTPPNNKPAMYTIIDQLRSLWRGDAVEFPTKDGTPFAVVTQPRPVSAELPVWVTTAGNPETWKEAGEIGANVLTHLLGQSVAEVADKIKIYHTALRGAGHDPADFTVTVMLHTYLAETRELSEEIAREPMKDYLRSAAGLIKQYAWAFPAFKKPKGVSNPFEVDLSGLGEEEMEAILEFAFQRYFNDSGLFGTIEDGLERAEELKRIGVGEIACLIDYGIAPDTVLEGLKPLAEVLKRSNAGAALEADDFSLAAQLMRHKVSHMQCTPSMAQMLVTNDETRHALSGVKELMVGGEALPGALAAELIKACGGRVQNMYGPTETTIWSTTQMVEQAEATAAIGTPIANTQVYVLDDALAPRPVGAAGELYIAGDGVTHGYWNREEMTAERFVPNPFGAGRMYRTGDLAAWRGDGSLGFMGRADDQVKIRGHRIELGEIESALAALEGITQAVVVARKAAGGDQLVGYVTGTAVNEEALRRALGARLPDIMVPARIVEIARMPLTPNKKIDRKALPAPEAKVDANPVAQAAPEDSTQAAIAAVWSAILGVGNIRPSDNFFALGGHSLLAVQAHRDIKASLGISKLGITDIFRFPTLEGLAAHLDKGNAKPEAQAAPTPQADAPAKAETMSKRRAMRAGRSR, encoded by the coding sequence ATGACTGCTCCCTTTAACGCTTCTGCTTTCTCCTGTGTCATTCTTGGTGATCAGTCGTTGACGATTGCTTGTGCGGAAATGATCGTGGCTGGTGGCCATAATGTGGTTGCGATGGTCAGCACGGATAAAGACGTGTGCGCATGGGCAGATACCAACGGGATCAAGGTATTAGCAAAGCCTGCTGATCTAGTTTCGGGTGAGGTTTCTGGTTTCGACTGGATGCTGAGCATTGCAAACTTGCGCATTATTCCTGACGCTGCATTAGCGCTGGCTGGCATAGGTGCTGTTAACTTTCACGATGGGCCGCTGCCCCGTTACGCTGGTCTGAACACCCCTGCATGGGCGATCATCAATGGCGAAACGCAGCACGGCGTCAGCTGGCACATGATCGAAGGCGGCGTGGATGAGGGGGATCTCCTCGCCCAAGAATTGCTGGACATCGCGCCTGATGAAACGGCGTTTAGCCTGAACTCGAAATGTTATGCGGCGGGCATGGAAAGCTTTGGCCGTGTCTTGGGCCAGTTGGAAAGCGGGGCATTGGAACGCGCGCCGCAGGATTTGTCCCAGCGCAGCTATTTTGGCCTGAACCAACGGCCCAGCGTCATGGGATTGATCGATTTCTCGCAAACATCAGAACAAATTTCTGCGTTACTGCGCGGGTTGGATTTTGCCGGCTACTGGAACCCATTGGGCGTGGCCAAAATCGCGGCTGAGGGTGTTGTTTATTCCGTCGAGGCGGCTGAAGCATCCTCAATGGCTGGGCCAGAGGGGGCGGTTCTTGAAACCGGTGCGGATCATATCGTCGTGGGCTGTGCGGGCGGTGCGGTAAACCTCAAAGGTGTTAAGCCGCTCGGCGGGTTGTTCAAGCTGCCAGCAGTTGGAGCATCGCTGTTGGTTGCAGACGCGCCATTGGCCGCCTTGCAGGACCAGCTGCTCAAGGATGAACCATATTGGCGCAGCAAACTGGCCGCCATAGACGTGATGCCAATCCCGCTGGCCCATGGAGCCGCAAAGGGGGAATGGAAGGTAAAAACCATCTCCCTTGACGCGGGAAAAACCACTGAGGATGCGGTTGAGGCGGTTGTCTCAGCGATGGCATTTGGCGCAGGGCAGGATGCTGGCGATATCGGTTATGCGGTCAGCGGCGCCGCTGACCCCTTTGCCTCTTCGTGGGTTCCCTTGCGCAGTGATGCTGCAATCGCAAAACAACTGGCGCGGATTGCGCAAACCCGTGGTTTCGCCTGTGACTTAGCCCTGCGCGATCCAGCAATCGAGGTAGAGACACCAAAGATCATGATCGCGGATGAGCCAGTATCTGGCAGCGCTTTGACCCTTTCGATCACTGAGCAGACAATCACGCTGCAGGGGGATGCGGGGCTGCTGTCGGATGGGGCGATGGATATTCTGGCCGCGCGCATCGAGGGCGCTTTGGCGGGCGATGCTGGATTGCCAAGCGTCGAGCGTGATTTGTTGTTGAGCACGTGGAATGACACCGACACGGATTACCTTGCCCAGCCTATTCACAGCGGGTTTGAGGCGCAGGTCGAAAAGACACCGACGGCAACTGCCTTGGTATTTGAGGATCAGACCTATAGCTATGAGCAGCTGAACGTAGCGGCCAATAAACTGGCCCATCGGCTAATTGCGATGGGGGTTGAGACAGGAACACCTGTTGGCCTTGCCACATCTCGTGGGCCGGATCTGTTGATCGGCGCATTGGGGATTCTCAAAGCTGGCGGTGCCTATGTGCCGCTTGATCCCGCCTATCCGGCGGACCGGATCAAACACTATATCTCCGACAGTGGCGCGCCCGTTATCGTGACGCAATCCGCTTTGGCGCAGAGCCTGCCAAGCGGTGAGGCCAAACTATTGGTGCTGGACACAGATGCCGAGTTGGCCACTGCCGCGCAGAGTAACCCCAACGCAGGCGCCAGCCCCGAAACGCTGGCTTATCTGATCTATACCTCAGGTTCGACGGGGACGCCAAAGGGTGTGATGGTCAGGCATGGCAATGTTGCGAACTTCTTTGCAGGGATGGATCAGCGGATCAGCTATTCTGATGGTGATGCTTGGCTCGCCGTGACAAGCCTGTCGTTTGACATCTCGGTGCTAGAGCTGTTCTGGACGCTTAGCCGTGGCTTTAAACTGGTTCTGGCTGGGGATGATAGCCGTACCGAGCTGAGCCGTGGGCCGATCACGGTTTCCGATCAAAAGATCGACTTTAACCTGTATTACTGGGGTAATGACGGTGGCGTCGGGCGTGAAAAATATCGCCTGCTGTTAGAAGGCGCGAAATTTGCCGATGCCAACGGCTTTAATGCGATCTGGACGCCCGAGCGACACTTTCACGCCTTTGGTGGTCCTTACCCGAACCCTTCGGTCACGGGCGCTGCTGCGGCCGCGGTAACTAAAAATCTAGATATCCGCGCGGGCTCTTGCGTGGCGCCGTTGCACCATCCGGCCCGTATCGCCGAAGAGTGGGCGGTGATCGATAATCTGACCAACGGGCGTGTCGGGCTGGCGATTGCCAGTGGCTGGCAGCCAGATGATTTTGTTCTGCGCCCCGAAAACACGCCGCCCAACAACAAACCGGCGATGTATACCATAATTGACCAATTGCGCAGCCTTTGGCGCGGCGATGCGGTTGAATTCCCGACCAAAGACGGCACACCCTTTGCCGTCGTTACCCAGCCACGTCCGGTTTCGGCCGAGCTGCCTGTCTGGGTCACCACGGCGGGGAACCCCGAGACGTGGAAAGAAGCGGGTGAGATCGGCGCCAATGTTTTGACCCACCTTTTGGGCCAGTCGGTGGCCGAGGTCGCGGATAAGATCAAAATCTACCACACGGCCCTGCGGGGCGCGGGCCATGATCCGGCTGATTTTACGGTCACCGTGATGCTGCACACCTATCTGGCGGAAACCCGCGAGCTGTCCGAGGAAATCGCGCGCGAGCCGATGAAGGACTATCTGCGTTCCGCGGCTGGGTTGATCAAACAATACGCATGGGCCTTTCCCGCATTCAAAAAGCCAAAAGGGGTTAGCAACCCGTTTGAGGTGGATTTGTCTGGGCTGGGCGAAGAGGAAATGGAAGCGATCCTCGAATTTGCTTTCCAGCGGTATTTTAACGACAGCGGCCTGTTTGGCACGATCGAAGACGGGCTTGAGCGCGCAGAAGAGCTAAAGCGGATCGGTGTTGGCGAGATTGCCTGCCTGATTGATTATGGCATTGCGCCTGACACGGTCTTGGAAGGGCTAAAGCCATTGGCCGAAGTTCTAAAGCGCAGCAATGCAGGGGCGGCGTTGGAGGCCGATGACTTCTCGCTTGCGGCACAGTTGATGCGCCACAAGGTGAGCCATATGCAGTGCACCCCGTCCATGGCGCAGATGCTGGTCACCAACGATGAAACGCGCCACGCTTTGTCTGGCGTAAAAGAGCTGATGGTGGGGGGCGAAGCCTTGCCTGGTGCCTTGGCCGCTGAGCTGATCAAAGCCTGCGGGGGGCGCGTGCAAAACATGTATGGCCCAACGGAAACGACGATTTGGTCTACAACCCAGATGGTTGAGCAGGCCGAAGCAACCGCCGCGATCGGTACACCCATCGCAAACACCCAAGTTTACGTTCTGGATGATGCTTTGGCCCCTCGGCCTGTTGGCGCTGCGGGCGAGCTGTATATCGCGGGGGATGGGGTCACCCACGGTTATTGGAACCGTGAAGAGATGACAGCCGAGCGTTTTGTGCCCAACCCGTTTGGAGCAGGGCGGATGTATCGCACAGGCGATCTGGCCGCTTGGCGGGGGGATGGCAGCCTAGGCTTTATGGGGCGCGCGGATGATCAAGTGAAAATTCGCGGCCACCGGATTGAGCTGGGCGAAATCGAAAGCGCCTTGGCAGCTTTGGAGGGGATCACTCAGGCGGTTGTCGTGGCGCGCAAAGCGGCTGGTGGCGATCAACTGGTTGGGTATGTCACAGGAACCGCCGTGAACGAAGAGGCCTTGCGCCGCGCATTGGGGGCACGTTTGCCCGATATCATGGTGCCTGCGCGTATTGTCGAAATCGCCCGCATGCCGCTGACCCCAAACAAGAAAATTGACCGCAAGGCGCTGCCCGCGCCCGAGGCCAAGGTGGACGCCAATCCTGTAGCGCAGGCCGCCCCCGAAGATAGCACGCAGGCCGCCATCGCCGCCGTTTGGAGCGCGATCCTTGGGGTTGGAAATATTCGACCATCGGATAACTTCTTTGCGCTGGGCGGGCATTCCTTGCTGGCTGTGCAAGCGCACCGCGACATCAAGGCCTCACTTGGGATCAGCAAGCTGGGGATCACGGACATTTTCCGCTTTCCGACATTGGAAGGTTTGGCTGCGCATTTGGACAAGGGTAACGCGAAACCCGAAGCCCAAGCCGCGCCAACGCCGCAGGCAGATGCACCCGCAAAAGCCGAAACCATGTCTAAACGGCGCGCAATGCGCGCTGGGCGGAGTAGGTAA
- a CDS encoding glycosyltransferase yields MNIAYILNSYPQPSHSFIRREIRALEAQGHSVTRLAMRAGNAPLVDAQDLEEAAATHYVLRAGALNLLRATLGNLTASPKRFLNAARLAIRCGRRSEVGVIKHLIYLVEAAYAAQVCTAGEITHAHAHFGTNASTVAMLCHALGGPEYSFTVHGPEEYDAPRALSLGEKIARSKFTVAITSYGRSQLSRWAGPTHWGKIKVVHCGIEPSHFPQPLPLPSGALRFVAIGRFVEQKGQLLALDALAKLNETTKGAHLTLIGDGEMRPEIEARIATLGLSDQVTLTGWVDEARILQELQNAHALLMPSFAEGLPMVIMEAMAAGRLVIATYIAGIPELVKTGETGWLVPAGDADALADAMQAMAQTPQEAREAMAQASRERVLSRHDVALEAEKLAQHIGS; encoded by the coding sequence TTGAACATCGCCTATATCCTCAACAGCTACCCCCAGCCCTCGCACAGCTTTATCCGCCGCGAAATTCGCGCGCTAGAGGCGCAGGGCCACAGCGTGACCCGCCTTGCCATGCGTGCCGGAAATGCGCCGCTGGTGGATGCGCAGGATCTGGAAGAAGCCGCAGCAACCCACTATGTCCTGCGCGCAGGCGCCCTGAACCTGCTACGCGCAACCCTTGGAAACCTCACCGCCTCTCCCAAACGCTTTTTGAACGCGGCCCGCCTTGCGATCCGCTGCGGTCGCCGCTCAGAAGTGGGGGTGATCAAACATCTGATCTATCTGGTCGAAGCTGCCTATGCCGCGCAGGTCTGCACCGCGGGTGAGATCACCCATGCCCACGCGCATTTCGGCACCAACGCCAGTACAGTTGCGATGCTGTGCCATGCGCTTGGCGGTCCTGAGTACAGCTTCACCGTTCATGGCCCAGAAGAATATGACGCCCCGCGCGCTCTGTCACTCGGCGAAAAGATTGCCCGATCCAAATTCACCGTGGCGATCACCAGCTATGGGCGTAGCCAACTCAGCCGTTGGGCGGGGCCGACCCATTGGGGCAAGATCAAAGTCGTCCATTGCGGCATCGAGCCAAGCCATTTCCCCCAGCCGCTTCCCCTGCCCTCTGGTGCGCTTCGGTTTGTGGCCATCGGGCGTTTCGTTGAGCAAAAGGGCCAGCTGCTGGCCCTTGATGCACTGGCAAAGCTGAATGAAACGACAAAGGGCGCGCATCTGACCCTTATCGGTGATGGTGAAATGCGACCCGAGATCGAGGCGCGGATCGCCACCCTAGGGCTAAGCGATCAGGTCACCCTAACCGGTTGGGTGGACGAAGCCCGCATCCTGCAAGAACTCCAAAACGCCCACGCCCTCCTTATGCCCAGCTTTGCCGAAGGCCTGCCCATGGTGATTATGGAGGCCATGGCCGCAGGGCGTTTGGTGATCGCCACCTATATCGCGGGCATTCCCGAACTTGTTAAAACAGGCGAAACAGGGTGGCTGGTCCCTGCTGGTGATGCCGATGCTTTGGCAGATGCGATGCAAGCAATGGCCCAAACGCCGCAAGAGGCGCGTGAAGCGATGGCACAGGCCAGCCGTGAACGTGTGCTATCGCGCCATGACGTGGCGTTAGAGGCAGAAAAGCTCGCCCAGCACATAGGCAGCTAG
- a CDS encoding 4'-phosphopantetheinyl transferase family protein, with translation MTEHFDPELVKGLTESVLPKGLSVAARNPRQMPMATEPQESVAVKGAVPSRLSEFHAGRAAARSAMVGLGLPPRPVPMGPDRAPIWPDGLTGSISHSEGACVAAVGEIRDWAGIGVDLEEATGLDPLLVAEICTKSEQIWLGTQPASERNLLAKLIFSAKEAAYKAQYSITGSLFGFQTLELVIDRDESRFQAVFLTAQGGIPAGSILAGSYVYAAGLLVTGVTVRQSEREQLLGA, from the coding sequence GTGACAGAACATTTCGATCCAGAACTTGTCAAAGGGTTGACTGAATCAGTCCTTCCCAAAGGGCTGTCGGTTGCCGCGCGCAACCCGCGACAAATGCCAATGGCGACCGAGCCACAGGAAAGTGTTGCGGTTAAGGGCGCGGTGCCGAGCCGTCTGTCCGAGTTTCACGCAGGCCGCGCTGCTGCGCGTTCGGCAATGGTGGGGTTGGGGCTTCCCCCCCGTCCTGTTCCGATGGGGCCGGATCGTGCTCCGATCTGGCCGGATGGTCTGACTGGCAGTATTTCGCATTCTGAAGGGGCTTGTGTTGCTGCTGTTGGTGAAATCCGCGATTGGGCAGGCATTGGCGTTGACCTCGAAGAGGCGACAGGCCTAGACCCACTGCTGGTGGCCGAGATCTGCACAAAGTCAGAACAAATTTGGTTGGGAACACAGCCAGCTTCAGAACGGAACCTACTGGCGAAACTGATCTTTTCTGCAAAAGAAGCAGCTTATAAGGCGCAATATTCTATCACCGGTTCATTGTTTGGCTTTCAGACGCTCGAGCTTGTGATTGATCGCGATGAAAGCCGTTTTCAGGCGGTTTTCCTAACGGCTCAGGGGGGTATTCCCGCTGGGTCAATTCTTGCCGGTTCTTATGTTTATGCGGCTGGCCTGCTTGTCACTGGCGTTACAGTTAGGCAATCTGAAAGAGAACAGCTGTTAGGGGCTTAG